One genomic window of Mesoplodon densirostris isolate mMesDen1 chromosome 14, mMesDen1 primary haplotype, whole genome shotgun sequence includes the following:
- the LOC132502084 gene encoding SS18-like protein 2: MLVAFIPDWLREKKKKKKKMIQWVLEENDQLICCIVEYQNKGQANECTQYQHVLHRNFIYLATITDASPTIASKSNGIIFQLAVVRSH, encoded by the exons ATGCTGGTAGCCTTCATACCAGACTGGCTGAGAG aaaaaaaaaaaaagaaaaaaaaaatgatccagtggGTCCTAGAGGAGAATGACCAGCTGATCTGCTGTATCGTGGAGTATCAGAACAAAGGCCAGGCAAATGAGTGCACCCAGTACCAGCATGTGTTACAcagaaatttcatttatttggctACTATCACAGATGCCAGCCCAACCATTGCTTCAAAAAGCAATGGAATAATCTTCCAGTTGGCTGTTGTGAGGAGTCATTGA